One window from the genome of Cyprinus carpio isolate SPL01 chromosome B1, ASM1834038v1, whole genome shotgun sequence encodes:
- the LOC109092929 gene encoding annexin A5, whose product MKGLGTDEAAILQLLTARSNAQRQEIKAAYKTLHGKDLVDNLKSELGGKFESLIVALMIPPIMYDVKCLRDAIKGAGTDEKVLVEILASRSPNEVSQIKSLYKREHNDDLEEDVCGDTGGHFQRMLVVLLQASRQQGLQEDLIQSDAQALFAAGEQKFGTDEGQFITILGNRSNAHLRKVFEEYRKLSGYEIEESIQRETSGTLQEVLLAVVKCARSVPGYFADSLYSAMKGAGTDDKTLIRIMASRSEVDMLDIRAEFRKRFATSLHKMIQGDTSGDYRKALLLLCGGDDA is encoded by the exons ATGAAAGGACTCG gcACTGATGAGGCTGCCATTCTCCAGCTGTTGACAGCACGCAGTAATGCACAGCGCCAAGAAATCAAAGCTGCATACAAAACCCTGCATGGAAAG GATTTGGTGGATAATTTGAAGTCAGAGCTGGGTGGGAAGTTTGAGAGTCTGATAGTGGCTCTGATGATTCCTCCCATCATGTATGATGTCAAATGTCTGCGGGATGCTATTAAG GGTGCAGGCACAGATGAGAAAGTGTTGGTTGAGATCTTGGCATCTAGGTCACCTAATGAAGTCAGCCAGATCAAAAGTTTATACAAGCGAG AGCATAATGATGACCTGGAGGAAGATGTGTGTGGTGACACTGGAGGTCATTTCCAGAGGATGCTGGTTGTTTTGCTACAA GCCAGCAGACAGCAGGGTTTACAAGAAGACCTCATCCAAAGCGATGCCCAG GCTCTGTTTGCCGCAGGAGAACAGAAGTTTGGAACTGACGAAGGCCAGTTCATCACTATACTGGGAAACCGTAGCAATGCTCACCTTAGGAAAG TGTTTGAGGAGTATAGGAAGCTCTCTGGGTATGAAATAGAGGAGAGCATCCAGAGAGAGACATCAGGAACCCTCCAAGAAGTACTGCTGGCTGTGG TGAAGTGTGCCCGCAGTGTGCCAGGTTATTTTGCCGATAGCCTTTACAGTGCCATGAAG GGAGCAGGCACTGATGACAAGACATTGATTAGGATCATGGCTTCCCGCAGTGAGGTGGACATGTTGGATATACGTGCTGAATTCCGCAAGAGGTTTGCTACCTCTCTGCACAAAATGATTCAG GGTGATACTTCAGGTGACTACCGTAAAgccctgctgctgctgtgtgGCGGTGATGATGCATAA